One genomic window of Ciona intestinalis chromosome 7, KH, whole genome shotgun sequence includes the following:
- the LOC113474389 gene encoding cleavage and polyadenylation specificity factor subunit 2-like: MTSIIKFTPLAGALNEGPNCYLLQVDEFTFLLDCGWSEDFDMDVINNVMKHISQVDAMLLTFPDIQHIGALPYLAGKIGLNCAIYATVPVYKMGQMFLYDLYQSHHNIEDFDKFTLDDVDSAFDKITQVKHNQTITLKDKGLGLSITPVHAGHMIGGTAWKIIKDDEEGEIVYAVDFNHKRERHLNGCSLFESSGETWSGKPPQLMITDGYNAMYQQARRKLRDEQLLTRIIETMRGDGNVLIAVDTAGRVLELAILLDQLWRDTRSGLCAYSLAMINNVTYNVVEFAKFMVEWMSDKIINSFTDQRNNPFHFKHLKLCHNLGDLAQVPQPKCVLASTADMECGFARQLFIRWAADPRNTVIITSRSTKGTLSRTLVDDPTVSRLKLEMKKRVPIIGEELDQYERNRAAKKATEVKVFEEESSDESDAEEPVNTIQNRHDFIVPNEVPKKSGSFFKQLKKTFPMYPFIEPRIKWDEYGEIINPDDFRMSNIIQVDEEVKAEIIKTKMEVDKTDSNPLQSVVEEAPTKCVTETVFIEMKCTISFIDFEGRSDGESMLKIIQQIKPREVIVVRADTKTTKYYAEAIRKALTSSGVEVFTPAVNEVVDTTKERHIYQVKLKDSLVGTLRFSNARDSEICWIDAKVDCSENVNDSSKVLTDSQIREAKEIADKEEFTMDHDGEDIIASQKSSNAINTQVANIIPSLEPLSIEDTPGHQTCFINELRLSDFKQVLTKEGYQAEFIGGVLVCNNMLAIRRNQQGHIDLEGTLTEEYYAIRDLLYQQYAVV; this comes from the coding sequence ATGACGTCCATTATCAAATTTACCCCACTAGCTGGGGCATTGAATGAAGGACCAAACTGTTACCTTCTTCAAGTTGATGAGTTTACTTTTCTGCTTGATTGTGGTTGGTCAGAAGATTTTGATATGGATGTAATAAACAATGTGATGAAACACATTTCTCAAGTTGATGCGATGCTGCTAACATTCCCCGATATCCAACATATTGGTGCACTGCCATATCTGGCTGGAAAAATTGGGCTGAACTGCGCAATTTACGCCACTGTGCCTGTTTATAAAATGGGTCAGATGTTTCTGTATGATTTATACCAATCCCATCATAATATTGAGGATTTTGACAAGTTTACACTTGATGATGTAGACAGTGCATTTGATAAGATAACACAAGTTAAACACAACCAGACAATAACCTTAAAAGACAAAGGGCTTGGGCTGTCAATCACCCCTGTACATGCTGGTCATATGATAGGAGGGACAGCTTGGAAGATAATTAAAGATGATGAAGAGGGAGAGATTGTATACGCCGTTGATTTTAACCATAAAAGAGAACGTCACTTGAACGGATGCTCTCTCTTTGAAAGCAGTGGTGAAACATGGAGTGGAAAACCCCCTCAGTTGATGATAACTGATGGCTATAATGCAATGTATCAGCAAGCAAGGCGTAAACTTCGTGATGAACAGTTGCTGACTAGGATTATTGAGACAATGAGGGGAGATGGGAATGTTTTAATCGCAGTTGATACGGCAGGTCGAGTGCTCGAACTTGCTATTTTGTTAGATCAGTTGTGGAGAGACACACGATCTGGTCTGTGCGCTTATTCCCTTGCCATGATCAACAATGTGACTTACAATGTGGTCGAGTTTGCAAAGTTTATGGTGGAATGGATGAGTGACAAAATAATCAACTCCTTTACTGATCAAAGGAACAACCCTTTCCACTTTAAGCATCTTAAACTTTGCCACAACCTTGGGGACCTGGCACAAGTACCACAGCCGAAATGTGTGCTTGCAAGTACAGCAGATATGGAATGTGGTTTTGCGCGGCAACTGTTTATCAGGTGGGCTGCAGATCCACGCAatacagtcattataaccAGCAGAAGCACAAAAGGAACATTATCAAGGACTCTTGTTGATGACCCAACTGTTTCAAGGCTCAAgttagaaatgaaaaaaagagtTCCAATTATTGGAGAAGAGCTTGATCAGTATGAGCGCAATCGAGCTGCGAAAAAAGCCACTGAAGTAAAGGTTTTTGAGGAAGAATCCAGCGATGAAAGTGACGCAGAGGAACCTGTCAACACCATTCAGAATCGCCATGATTTCATTGTTCCAAACGAGGTGCCGAAAAAGAGTGGTAGCTTTTTTAAGCAACTAAAGAAAACTTTTCCCATGTATCCATTCATTGAACCTAGGATAAAATGGGATGAATACGGCGAGATAATCAACCCAGATGACTTCAGGATGTCCAACATTATTCAAGTAGATGAGGAAGTAAAGGcggaaataattaaaacaaagatggAAGTTGATAAAACAGACTCAAACCCTCTCCAATCTGTGGTGGAAGAAGCTCCTACTAAATGTGTCACTGAAACTGTGTTTATTGAAATGAAATGCACAATTTCTTTCATTGATTTTGAAGGTCGTTCTGATGGAGAATCAATGCTCAAGATAATTCAGCAAATTAAACCTCGCGAAGTCATTGTGGTAAGAGCGGATACTAAgacaacaaaatattatgcTGAAGCAATTCGTAAAGCACTGACGTCATCAGGAGTTGAAGTGTTCACCCCTGCTGTGAATGAAGTGGTCGATACAACAAAAGAAAGGCATATATACCAAGTTAAGTTAAAAGACTCTTTAGTTGGAACCCTAAGATTCTCTAACGCACGAGATTCAGAAATTTGTTGGATTGATGCTAAGGTCGACTGTTCGGAAAATGTAAATGATTCTTCTAAAGTTTTGACTGATTCACAAATACGAGAAGCAAAGGAAATTGCTGATAAAGAAGAATTTACTATGGACCATGATGGTGAGGATATTATTGCCTCACAAAAGAGTTCTAATGCTATAAATACTCAAGTAGCAAATATCATACCATCTTTGGAGCCTTTGAGCATTGAAGATACTCCTGGACACCAAACTTGTTTCATTAATGAGCTACGGTTGTCAGATTTCAAGCAAGTATTAACTAAAGAAGGATATCAGGCAGAATTCATTGGTGGTGTGTTGGTGTGCAACAACATGTTAGCAATCAGGAGAAACCAACAAGGACACATTGACTTGGAGGGGACACTCACTGAGGAATATTACGCAATACGTGATTTACTCTATCAACAATACGCTGTGGTGTAA
- the LOC100181612 gene encoding sushi, von Willebrand factor type A, EGF and pentraxin domain-containing protein 1, with product MNRIVFLYLLIFSLLLLHLVNGQVENCGARDLSLLEPGRTCKKACIAHANCTGPSKDCWCDGSCGLSCFNKAATCDLPPEIPNVNRRVEGTAYNEFITLTCADGYVKLNGSDSRSCRSDRKWSGTQLHCQRACPPGPNTRNATPTTFETGYLVGHQLPYACSIGYTPVDPGVILQLTCLANFSWSQPQFQCLIGRCSELQNSTSTQITLPSREYGVRARYICNTGYQPQNTVRTRLCDQNAAGQFVWDAEPQCTIVTCNTPTAPTNGRVDKRSAQPYNTVATYTCNAGYKLADVTSSTRTCGADGQWGETPVCIVSQDCEFEIPARRTCSYTNVGWVREGSGSGTYNGIPGSFMKATGTATLSSAPISSSVCLNFHYRVVSQAAGTTFSVTSSTGASLWDAILSNSAWTSIRVRVNIAAVRFIFKVQSLAGVNIQLDGVKLLPLDSCPGVATTTATTESPTTQATTTTSSRTPLATTTTAPAIVTTPKPGPTTTEVVTTTTKVMVVSNINPRLPNNGSQQQTTLKPVVTTHQTHTDHLKWFLISLGSGFVVPIVGFLLLLLVLYCTPGKESSNKDVLFNEELKTFNINVDTPTMVGANDVIKDDDVTNNDDVTSPPSVSIA from the exons ATGAATCGAATAGTATTTTTATATCTTCTTATATTCAGTTTGCTTCTACTGCATCTGGTTAACGGGCAGG TGGAGAACTGTGGAGCAAGAGATTTGAGCCTTCTTGAGCCAGGAAGAACATGCAAGAAAGCTTGCATTGCACATGCAAATTGCACAGGGCCCAGTAAAGATTGTTGGTGTGATGGATCATGTGGATTGTCTTGCTTTAATAAAG cCGCAACTTGTGACCTGCCACCTGAGATACCTAATGTAAACCGCAGAGTAGAAGGGACAGCTTATAATGAATTCATAAC GTTAACTTGTGCTGACGGCTATGTTAAATTGAATGGATCTGACAGTCGTTCTTGCCGCTCAGATAGGAAATGGTCGGGCACTCAACTACATTGCCAAC GTGCTTGTCCTCCTGGCCCAAATACACGGAATGCTACTCCCACAACTTTTGAAACTGGATATTTAGTTGGACATCAACTGCCTTATGCTTGCAGTATAG GTTATACACCAGTTGATCCAGGAGTAATTCTCCAACTAACATGTCTGGCTAATTTCTCTTGGTCTCAACCACAGTTTCAATGTTTAATTGGTAGATGTTCCGAACTACAGAATAGCACCTCAACACAGATTACTTTACCCTCAAGGGAATACGGTGTTCGTGCAAGATATATTTGTAACACAG GTTATCAGCCACAAAACACTGTTCGTACGAGGTTATGCGATCAAAATGCAGCTGGACAATTTGTTTGGGACGCTGAACCACAATGCACAA TCGTTACATGCAATACACCTACGGCGCCGACAAATGGGAGGGTGGACAAAAGGAGTGCTCAGCCGTACAACACTGTTGCTACATATACATGTAATGCTGGATATAAACTTGCTGACGTTACGTCAAGTACTCGGACATGTGGTGCAGATGGGCAGTGGGGAGAGACACCAGTATGCATTG TAAGTCAAGATTGTGAGTTTGAAATACCAGCAAGAAGAACATGCAGTTACACCAATGTTGGCTGGGTACGGGAGGGTAGTGGTAGTGGGACCTATAATGGAATACCAG GAAGTTTCATGAAAGCTACTGGAACCGCCACTCTTAGCTCAGCTCCAATATCTAGCAGTGTTTGCCTTAACTTCCATTATAGGGTTGTCTCACAAGCAGCTGGGACAACATTTTCAGTGACGTCTAGTACTGGAGC ATCATTATGGGATGCTATCTTGAGTAACTCTGCATGGACAAGCATTAGAGTTCGTGTGAATATTGCTGCTGTTCGATTCATATTTAAAGTGCAATCATTAGCTGGTGTTAATATTCAGCTCGATGGAGTGAAACTGCTGCCCTTGGATTCGT gCCCTGGTgttgcaacaacaacagcaacaactgAATCTCCAACAACTCAagccacaacaacaacaagttcAAGAACACCACTggccacaacaacaacagcaccAGCAATAGTAACCACTCCTAAACCAG GCCCAACCACTACTGAAGTAGTAACAACTACTACTAAAGTAATGGTAGTGAGTAACATTAATCCACGATTACCAAATAATGGTTCACAACAACAAACCACCCTTAAACCAGTGGTTACCACTCACCAAACTCACA CTGACCATTTAAAATGGTTCCTCATTTCGTTGGGAAGTGGGTTTGTGGTTCCCATCGTTGGGTTTCTGTTGCTTCTGCTCGTACTTTACTGCACACCTGGAAAGGAAAGTTCAAACAAAGATGTTTTGTTCAATGAAGAATTAAAGACCTTTAATATTAATGTTGATACTCCCACGATGGTTGGGGcgaatgatgtcataaaagaTGATGATGTCACGAACAATGATGATGTGACTTCTCCACCTAGTGTCTCAATTGCCTGA